From one Trichocoleus desertorum ATA4-8-CV12 genomic stretch:
- a CDS encoding biopolymer transporter ExbD, with the protein MNIPEEADDIPQINIVPMIDVIFAILTFFIMSSLFLTRSEGLPVNLPKAQTAQSQQQSKIAVTVDAQGNVFLNRQPTTVQDLPAKVKAMMANGSEALVVVNADEKVPHGEVITVMDQLRTIEGVKMGISTRRP; encoded by the coding sequence ATGAACATTCCCGAAGAGGCAGATGATATTCCTCAAATTAATATCGTGCCGATGATTGATGTCATCTTTGCCATCTTGACATTTTTCATCATGTCATCTTTGTTTTTGACTCGCTCCGAGGGACTACCCGTCAACTTACCTAAGGCGCAAACGGCTCAGTCGCAACAACAGAGCAAAATTGCAGTCACCGTTGACGCGCAAGGAAACGTGTTTCTCAATCGCCAACCAACCACAGTTCAAGATTTACCAGCGAAAGTCAAAGCTATGATGGCAAATGGCTCGGAGGCGTTGGTGGTAGTCAATGCCGATGAAAAGGTTCCTCATGGTGAAGTAATTACGGTGATGGATCAGTTACGCACTATAGAAGGCGTGAAGATGGGAATCTCAACTCGTCGTCCTTAA
- a CDS encoding iron ABC transporter permease has translation MKPIEPPWLVIRSSAWPLSFKINRRAPLVLLGLAVAALLVMIWSVGYGEYPISPLDVIKTILGLPTTNPDDAFVINTLRLPRVIVAFLVGAGLAIAGTILQGLTRNPLASPEIVGVQAGAGLAAVSLIVLFPSLPAFVLPIAAFAGAFIAALLVYGLAWERGSAPIRLILVGVGVGAIASALSSLLITFGNIEDVSQALVWLAGSVYGRTWEHVQALLPWLGVFIPLSLLCARDLNTLNLGDEVARGLGVPIEWQRGLLLITCVALSGASVATAGTIGFVGLMSPHLARQLVGPAHEGLLPTAALVGGLTVALADFLGRSLFAPIELPCGVITAVVGAPYFLYLLYRNRNA, from the coding sequence ATGAAACCAATAGAACCGCCTTGGCTAGTCATTCGTTCATCCGCTTGGCCACTCTCATTTAAGATTAACCGCCGGGCTCCGCTGGTGCTGCTGGGTCTTGCGGTTGCTGCGCTGCTGGTCATGATCTGGAGCGTGGGCTATGGGGAGTATCCGATTTCACCATTGGATGTGATCAAAACTATCTTAGGGTTGCCGACTACTAACCCTGATGATGCTTTTGTAATCAACACCTTGCGCTTGCCCCGCGTCATTGTGGCGTTTTTGGTAGGGGCTGGGTTAGCGATCGCTGGCACTATTCTGCAAGGGCTGACTCGCAACCCTTTGGCATCTCCAGAAATTGTGGGCGTGCAAGCGGGTGCAGGTTTAGCCGCAGTATCTTTGATTGTGCTGTTTCCCTCTCTTCCTGCCTTTGTTTTGCCCATTGCTGCCTTTGCAGGAGCCTTCATCGCAGCGCTGTTAGTTTATGGATTGGCTTGGGAGCGGGGTAGCGCCCCAATTAGGCTGATTTTGGTGGGGGTTGGTGTGGGTGCGATCGCCTCAGCTCTTAGTAGCTTGTTAATTACCTTTGGCAATATTGAGGATGTCAGTCAAGCTTTGGTTTGGTTAGCAGGTAGCGTCTATGGCCGCACTTGGGAGCATGTGCAAGCGTTATTGCCTTGGTTGGGAGTGTTCATTCCACTCTCTTTATTGTGCGCTCGTGATCTAAACACGCTTAACTTAGGAGATGAGGTTGCCCGTGGTTTAGGTGTGCCGATCGAGTGGCAGCGCGGCTTATTGCTGATCACTTGTGTGGCTTTGTCGGGAGCAAGTGTAGCGACAGCAGGTACAATCGGGTTTGTGGGTCTAATGTCACCCCATTTGGCACGTCAGTTGGTTGGCCCTGCTCATGAGGGACTGCTACCGACAGCGGCTTTGGTAGGTGGGTTGACGGTGGCTCTCGCTGACTTTTTGGGGCGATCGCTCTTTGCCCCGATCGAACTGCCCTGTGGGGTGATTACTGCTGTAGTGGGTGCGCCCTATTTTCTCTACCTGCTCTATCGAAACCGGAATGCATAA
- a CDS encoding iron ABC transporter permease, which yields MRKWGDDSNSSTRGKNQPYKFQLVGLVVGIFLLIGCLMLSITLGAADVDLATVWQALTAFDGSTNHLIITNVRLPRALVALLVGAALAVAGALMQGLTRNPLADPGILGISTGAAFAVVLSTFFWGNVSVQVQAWVAFAGGAIAAVSVYLLSSVGRSGITPLKLILAGAVLSYLLSALTTGTLILSQRTLDEVRFWLAGSVAGRDLNILLQVLPYLLIGLVLAFSMGKQITALTLGEDVAKGLGLKTGWVKAIAALVVVLLAGSAVALAGPIGFIGLVVPHIVRFWVGVDYRWLLPHAAVWGAILLSLADLAARLVIKPQELPVGIMTALVGAPFFIYLARSQVKR from the coding sequence ATGAGGAAATGGGGAGACGATTCAAACTCCTCAACTAGAGGGAAAAACCAACCCTATAAGTTCCAGCTTGTCGGTCTGGTTGTGGGGATTTTTCTGTTGATCGGTTGCCTGATGCTCAGCATTACGTTAGGGGCAGCCGATGTTGATCTTGCTACTGTGTGGCAAGCTCTAACGGCTTTTGATGGCTCCACCAATCACCTGATTATTACCAATGTGAGGTTGCCGAGAGCCTTAGTGGCACTGTTGGTGGGGGCGGCGTTAGCTGTGGCAGGTGCCCTGATGCAAGGGTTAACTCGCAATCCCCTCGCTGATCCGGGAATTTTAGGCATTAGCACTGGGGCAGCCTTCGCAGTGGTGCTATCTACGTTTTTCTGGGGGAATGTATCGGTTCAAGTACAGGCCTGGGTAGCGTTTGCTGGAGGGGCGATCGCGGCTGTTAGTGTCTACTTGTTAAGCTCTGTGGGACGCAGTGGCATTACACCTCTAAAGCTCATTTTGGCAGGGGCCGTTTTGAGCTATTTGTTATCTGCCCTCACCACAGGAACTTTGATCTTGAGCCAGCGCACCTTAGATGAAGTGCGGTTTTGGTTAGCAGGCTCAGTGGCAGGACGCGATCTCAATATTCTCTTGCAGGTTCTCCCTTACCTCCTAATTGGGCTAGTCCTAGCTTTTAGCATGGGTAAACAAATTACAGCGCTAACGTTGGGTGAAGATGTCGCGAAAGGGTTAGGGCTAAAAACTGGATGGGTCAAGGCGATCGCGGCTTTGGTAGTAGTACTGCTGGCAGGTAGCGCTGTGGCTTTAGCAGGGCCGATCGGCTTCATCGGTTTGGTGGTGCCTCACATCGTGCGCTTTTGGGTGGGAGTCGATTACCGTTGGTTGTTGCCTCATGCCGCTGTGTGGGGGGCAATTTTGCTATCTCTGGCTGATCTCGCTGCCCGCTTAGTGATCAAACCTCAGGAGCTACCCGTTGGCATTATGACCGCTTTGGTAGGCGCTCCGTTTTTTATCTACCTGGCGCGATCGCAAGTAAAACGGTGA
- a CDS encoding MotA/TolQ/ExbB proton channel family protein, whose product MLIVELFLAGGVVMFPLLGFSIVAIALIIERLTFWFRVNRRQKRVIRDTLRIYPHDFDSAILKLRQNADLPIARIFLEALEVDHFPPHAFRLTLEGATQAELPMFRRFNSVFDMIIAASPLLGLLGTVLGLIRSFASLNLGSVGSESAVQVTGGISEALVSTAAGLIVALFTLVFTSLFRGFYRRQLAAIQEYGSQLEVLHLSRHEGFSSVSKVMS is encoded by the coding sequence ATGCTAATTGTTGAACTGTTTCTTGCAGGTGGCGTCGTCATGTTTCCCCTGTTGGGGTTCTCGATTGTGGCGATCGCCTTGATTATTGAACGTTTGACCTTTTGGTTCCGAGTTAATCGGCGGCAAAAGCGAGTAATCCGCGATACACTTCGCATTTATCCCCATGATTTTGATAGCGCAATACTCAAGCTCAGACAAAATGCTGACCTCCCGATCGCTCGTATCTTTTTAGAAGCTTTGGAAGTCGATCACTTTCCACCTCACGCCTTTCGGCTAACGCTAGAAGGAGCGACACAGGCAGAGTTGCCCATGTTTAGACGGTTTAATTCGGTCTTTGACATGATTATTGCGGCATCTCCCTTGCTAGGGCTGCTAGGAACTGTTCTGGGTTTAATTCGCTCATTTGCCTCCCTCAACTTGGGAAGTGTTGGCAGTGAGAGCGCCGTGCAGGTGACGGGGGGTATCAGTGAAGCCCTGGTTTCAACTGCGGCAGGTCTGATTGTGGCGCTGTTTACGCTAGTTTTTACTAGTCTCTTTCGGGGCTTCTATCGACGGCAGCTTGCGGCAATTCAAGAGTATGGCAGTCAGCTTGAAGTTCTGCATCTCAGCCGTCATGAAGGTTTTAGTTCAGTCTCAAAAGTGATGAGTTAA
- a CDS encoding ABC transporter ATP-binding protein produces MEPALTAQQLTLAYDRATIIRDLHVDIPVQQITALVGPNGCGKSTLLKGLARLIKPQSGVVYLDNVAIAKLSTKEVAKRLGMLPQNPSAPEGLTVRELVAQGRYPHQSWLQQWSKEDERLTEQALAITGMTELSDRPLDSLSGGQRQRAWIAMSLAQDTDILLLDEPTTFLDLAHQIEVLDLLYELNQTQGRTIVMVLHDLNQACRYADYLVVMRQGNIYAQGMPPEVMTESLVEEVFGVKSSIIRDPIAGTPMCIPISQKMPMKRNYVRQQP; encoded by the coding sequence ATGGAACCAGCACTCACCGCTCAGCAACTCACCCTGGCATACGATCGGGCTACTATTATTCGAGATTTGCATGTAGACATTCCAGTTCAGCAAATCACCGCTTTAGTGGGTCCTAATGGTTGTGGCAAATCTACCTTGCTCAAAGGACTCGCCCGATTAATCAAGCCTCAGAGTGGTGTGGTGTATCTGGATAACGTAGCGATCGCCAAACTCTCCACCAAAGAAGTTGCTAAGCGCTTGGGTATGCTACCCCAAAACCCATCTGCTCCCGAAGGTTTGACTGTACGTGAACTTGTAGCTCAGGGACGCTATCCTCACCAGAGTTGGTTGCAACAATGGTCGAAAGAAGATGAACGGTTGACGGAACAAGCCTTAGCGATCACGGGCATGACGGAACTGAGCGATCGCCCGCTCGACAGCCTTTCCGGGGGACAACGCCAGCGAGCCTGGATTGCCATGTCTTTGGCCCAAGACACAGACATCCTACTGCTGGACGAACCTACTACATTTCTAGATCTGGCTCATCAAATCGAAGTTCTAGATTTGCTATATGAGTTGAACCAAACCCAAGGACGTACAATCGTCATGGTGTTGCACGATTTAAACCAAGCTTGTCGCTACGCAGATTATTTAGTGGTGATGCGGCAGGGAAATATCTACGCTCAGGGTATGCCACCAGAAGTTATGACTGAATCCCTAGTAGAAGAGGTGTTTGGCGTCAAGAGCAGCATTATCCGCGATCCCATCGCAGGCACACCTATGTGCATCCCGATCAGCCAAAAAATGCCTATGAAACGCAACTATGTGCGACAGCAGCCCTAA